The proteins below are encoded in one region of Silene latifolia isolate original U9 population chromosome 2, ASM4854445v1, whole genome shotgun sequence:
- the LOC141643882 gene encoding amino acid transporter AVT1C-like yields the protein MKNSFSDHSFNYIESDEEDDRERLSNGGDDGGSDSDASSNSSMEIREHSKPNSYNTAWPQSYRQSIDLYSSVPSPSIGFLGGSSLSRFGSSFLSSSLIQRHPTTEVTKPLLPTVADGQQQRQRRSSHSLLPPVPSRKSSMLKKGDSDHRPSKISHEFSITRQSTFGQAVLNGMNVLCGVGILSAPYAVKQGGWLSLIILLVFAVLSFYTGLLLRYCLDSAPELETYPDIGQAAFGRIGRIAISIILYAELYASCVEYIILESDNLSSLFPSAHLTVFGLELQAHHLFALAATLAILPTCWLRDLSILSYISAGGVIASVLVVLCLFWVGLVDKVDFAGNGSVLNVSSLPVAIGLYGFLYSGHAVFPNIYSSMANQNQYPAVLLTSFGITTLLCGGAAVLGYLMFGESTQSQFTLNMPSNLVASKLAVWTTVVNPFTKYALTISPVAMCLEELIPSRHLKSHLYPILIRTALVLSSLVVGLCIPFFGLVMALIGSLLTMLVTLILPCACYLSILRDKVTRIQVSICVVVIAIGTVSSAFGTYSALSAIINSF from the exons ATGAAGAACTCGTTTTCAGATCACagctttaattacattgaaagtgatgaggaagatgatcgTGAGAGGTTGTCGAATGGCGGTGACGATGGCGGAAGTGATTCCGACGCGTCGTCGAATTCGTCTATGGAAATTCGGGAACATAGCAAGCCGAATTCGTATAATACGGCTTGGCCTCAGAGTTACAG GCAATCCATTGATCTGTATAGTAGTGTGCCATCTCCGAGTATTGGATTTTTGGGCGGTTCTTCTTTATCAAGATTTGGTAGCTCGTTTCTCTCATCATCACTGATACAGAGGCACCCTACTACTGAAGTAACAAAACCTCTCTTACCAACAGTAGCAGATGGGCAACAGCAACGTCAACGACGGAGCTCTCACTCTCTGCTTCCTCCTGTTCCGTCACGGAAGTCCTCTATGTTAAAGAAGGGAGACTCGGACCACAGACCATCTAAGATCTCCCATGAATTTTCAATTACTCGTCAAAGCACATTTGGGCAGGCTGTACTGAATG GGATGAATGTTTTATGTGGAGTCGGTATACTTTCTGCTCCTTATGCTGTCAAGCAGGGAGGGTGGCTGAGTCTTATCATTCTACTAGTATTTGCGGTGCTCTCTTTCTACACCGGGCTTCTTTTACGTTATTGCTTAGATAGTGCTCCAGAATTGGAGACCTATCCAGATATTGGCCAGGCTGCGTTTGGCAGAATAGGAAGAATAGCTATATCG ATCATCCTATACGCGGAATTATAT GCATCTTGCGTGGAGTATATAATACTGGAGAGTGACAACTTGTCATCATTGTTCCCAAGTGCGCATTTGACTGTATTTGGGCTTGAGCTACAGGCCCACCACCTTTTTGCACTGGCAGCTACCCTTGCTATTCTTCCTACATGTTGGCTGCGAGATCTTAGCATTCTGAGTTACATATCTG CTGGCGGAGTCATTGCATCAGTACTGGTAGTCTTGTGTTTGTTCTGGGTTGGCTTGGTAGATAAAGTGGATTTTGCAGGCAACGGCTCCGTACTGAACGTTTCTAGCCTCCCTGTGGCAATTGGGCTGTACGGTTTTTTGTATTCCGGTCATGCTGTCTTCCCCAACATCTATTCTTCAATGGCAAATCAAAACCAATATCCAGCTGTTCTGCTGACTAG CTTTGGTATTACTACTTTATTGTGTGGTGGAGCTGCTGTCCTTGGATACCTGATGTTTGGCGAGTCAACACAATCACAGTTCACCCTTAACATGCCTTCGAATTTGGTTGCGTCCAAATTGGCTGTCTGGACAACG GTGGTGAATCCATTTACAAAATA CGCTTTGACCATTTCACCAGTCGCAATGTGTTTGGAGGAGTTGATCCCATCACGCCATCTCAAATCTCACTTATATCCGATTCTCATTCGGACAGCGCTAGTGCTATCCTCCTTGGTGGTCGGTCTTTGTATCCCCTTTTTCG GTCTAGTAATGGCGTTAATTGGATCATTGCTTACCATGCTTGTT ACTCTAATATTGCCGTGTGCGTGCTACTTGAGCATATTGCGTGACAAGGTTACGCGTATACAG GTGTCGATCTGTGTTGTGGTCATTGCTATTGGTACAGTTTCATCAGCTTTTGGGACATATTCTGCTCTCTCCGCAATCATCAATAGTTTTTGA